In one Niallia taxi genomic region, the following are encoded:
- a CDS encoding putative bifunctional diguanylate cyclase/phosphodiesterase, producing MYSLNTKRFAYSFIVFFIMANILWNIIFSSNQQLLDWGGVTFQLFACSASIYWIISTGLKTKNAAKSFWLLLAFGVLVYLIGTLLWSYNQFILDGNSVFGKLAEKFFIVQNVFYFFSLLVLINQIKSSLLTIRFLLDILIAMSAATAFSWIFLIRPLVSHNEDLSFSITELSYPILDLIVLVGVISLFNTSKRVLSKQTTFLLVTGLLTQIIADTIFTYLKVINSYSVGSINEPLWILSILLIGFSGIYQKDSFSVELQSHAGMKTENIYIKHIIPYFGVLLLTLYFTYMLYDKHPVFLGLSISIFLLIIRQVFTLLENDRLVEDLNKLNEGLEQKVKERTDKLVEIINSMEYLAFHDVVTGLPNRRYMEKRLSQALENNSPGKKLAFMLLDLDRFKHINDSLGHSYGDLLLKEVGERLTSSIKQNGVVFRIGGDEYALLIENTDICQIEELAETILKKTRESYIIKGVELNITPSIGIAMYPDHGSDLDALLMKADTAMYKVKENGKDHFKIYNCDMSMKSIMELERSIRKGIERKEFILHYQPQISIDTGEIVGFEALVRWERPGSGLVPPGEFIPIAEETGLILPIGECVLWEACRQSVSWQKKGFANLRIAVNISSLQFQQENFVNMVKAIIHETGANPNNIELEITESIAMGPIEQNMSKLAILKEMGFNIAIDDFGTGYSSLHYLSKFQIDRLKIDRSFITSLEKSEKDTAIVRMIVMMSKALNVKVIAEGVEDEHQKAFLTEVKCDELQGYLFSRPLNVEDCEKLLSENAS from the coding sequence ATGTACAGTCTCAATACAAAAAGGTTTGCCTATTCCTTTATCGTTTTTTTTATTATGGCAAACATCCTTTGGAATATCATCTTCAGCAGCAATCAGCAGCTACTGGATTGGGGTGGCGTCACATTCCAACTGTTTGCGTGCAGCGCATCTATTTACTGGATTATATCAACTGGCCTTAAAACTAAAAACGCAGCAAAAAGCTTTTGGCTCCTCCTTGCTTTCGGAGTCCTGGTCTATTTGATCGGTACATTGCTGTGGAGCTATAATCAATTTATTTTGGATGGCAACAGTGTTTTTGGTAAATTAGCTGAGAAGTTTTTTATTGTTCAAAATGTGTTTTACTTTTTCTCCTTACTTGTTTTAATTAATCAGATTAAAAGCTCACTTTTGACGATTCGCTTTTTACTCGACATTTTAATTGCTATGTCAGCAGCGACAGCCTTTAGCTGGATATTTTTAATAAGACCTTTGGTTAGTCATAATGAAGATTTAAGCTTTTCTATAACTGAATTAAGTTATCCGATACTAGATCTAATTGTCCTTGTTGGAGTAATTAGCCTTTTTAATACTTCGAAACGTGTCTTGTCAAAGCAAACCACTTTTCTATTAGTTACAGGACTGCTTACCCAAATTATTGCAGATACCATTTTTACCTACCTTAAAGTGATTAATTCTTATTCAGTCGGCAGCATCAATGAACCTTTATGGATTTTGTCCATCCTGCTTATTGGTTTTTCAGGGATTTATCAGAAGGATAGTTTTTCGGTTGAGCTACAGTCACATGCGGGAATGAAAACAGAGAACATCTATATAAAGCATATAATCCCGTATTTTGGAGTATTGCTGTTAACTCTTTATTTTACGTATATGCTTTATGATAAACATCCAGTTTTCCTTGGTTTATCCATAAGCATATTCCTGCTGATAATAAGACAGGTTTTTACATTGCTCGAAAATGATCGGTTAGTCGAGGATTTGAATAAGCTGAATGAAGGACTGGAACAAAAGGTAAAGGAAAGGACAGATAAGCTTGTTGAGATAATCAATTCAATGGAGTACCTTGCCTTTCACGATGTTGTTACAGGTCTGCCAAATCGCCGTTATATGGAGAAGCGGCTTTCTCAAGCATTGGAAAACAACAGTCCAGGCAAAAAGCTTGCTTTTATGCTTTTGGATTTAGATCGGTTTAAACATATTAATGATAGTCTTGGCCATTCATATGGAGACTTGCTTCTTAAAGAGGTAGGGGAAAGGCTCACTTCAAGCATTAAGCAAAATGGGGTTGTCTTTAGAATTGGTGGTGATGAATATGCACTGCTTATTGAGAATACAGACATCTGCCAAATAGAAGAGCTCGCTGAAACGATTCTCAAAAAAACAAGAGAGTCTTATATTATTAAGGGTGTAGAATTAAATATCACCCCAAGTATAGGCATCGCCATGTACCCTGATCACGGCAGTGACTTGGATGCACTGCTGATGAAAGCAGATACTGCCATGTACAAAGTAAAAGAAAATGGCAAGGATCATTTTAAAATATACAATTGTGATATGAGTATGAAGTCCATTATGGAGCTAGAACGCTCGATTCGAAAAGGGATTGAACGAAAGGAATTCATCCTTCATTACCAGCCGCAAATTTCAATAGATACTGGTGAGATTGTCGGATTCGAGGCATTGGTTCGCTGGGAAAGACCTGGAAGTGGTTTAGTGCCCCCTGGTGAATTCATTCCGATTGCAGAGGAAACAGGGCTCATTTTACCGATAGGCGAATGCGTATTATGGGAAGCCTGCAGACAATCTGTTAGCTGGCAGAAAAAGGGGTTCGCCAATTTACGAATCGCAGTAAATATCTCCTCCTTGCAATTTCAGCAAGAGAATTTCGTTAATATGGTAAAGGCAATCATCCATGAAACCGGAGCAAATCCAAATAATATTGAATTGGAAATAACGGAAAGCATCGCGATGGGGCCGATTGAACAAAATATGTCCAAGCTTGCTATTCTCAAAGAAATGGGCTTCAATATAGCTATTGATGATTTCGGAACAGGTTATTCTTCTCTTCATTATTTAAGTAAGTTCCAGATTGATAGGCTGAAAATTGATCGCTCCTTTATTACATCATTGGAAAAAAGCGAAAAGGATACGGCAATTGTCCGCATGATTGTCATGATGTCAAAAGCATTAAACGTAAAGGTTATTGCAGAAGGAGTAGAGGACGAACACCAAAAAGCATTCCTCACAGAAGTGAAATGTGATGAACTGCAAGGTTATTTATTCAGTCGGCCACTTAATGTGGAGGATTGTGAAAAACTTTTATCTGAAAATGCTTCGTAA
- a CDS encoding AraC family transcriptional regulator, whose amino-acid sequence MDTLLLKQLMELTEEEIEILSQEKKVRKDLYTSQRHFIIESEKFLDKNKMITVRKHTRFIDFPKHRHNYIEINYVVKGKLKQKVDNDSITLKKGELLFLNQHIEHEIEACGNDDLIINFIIQPLFFQFIFQYLNGENIITEFLINSLFNHTQNGQYLYYAVSEVEEIQELVEKIIKEETDGSLMAESKMKLYMGLLLIELVKNTDKITKNQSASSQHFIVVESLKYIEEHYKNGTLQELAQRLLQSSSSLSKNIKKATGFTFKDLIQEKRLMKAKELLETTDFSVRTVVEEVGYDNISYFYRIFKEKYKKTPKELRKELAK is encoded by the coding sequence TTGGACACACTCCTTTTAAAGCAGTTGATGGAACTGACAGAGGAAGAAATCGAAATTTTATCACAGGAAAAAAAGGTCAGGAAGGATCTTTATACGAGCCAGCGCCACTTTATTATCGAAAGTGAAAAATTTCTTGATAAAAACAAAATGATAACGGTAAGGAAGCATACTAGATTTATTGACTTTCCGAAGCACAGGCATAACTATATTGAAATCAATTACGTCGTAAAAGGCAAACTAAAGCAAAAGGTGGATAACGATTCTATCACATTGAAAAAAGGCGAGCTGCTTTTTTTAAATCAGCATATTGAGCATGAAATAGAGGCTTGTGGGAATGATGATCTTATAATCAACTTCATCATCCAGCCGCTCTTTTTTCAATTTATTTTTCAATATTTAAATGGTGAAAACATCATTACAGAATTTCTCATAAACAGCTTGTTTAATCATACTCAAAATGGACAATATTTATATTATGCCGTTTCAGAAGTCGAAGAGATTCAGGAGCTAGTCGAAAAAATTATAAAAGAAGAAACGGACGGCTCCCTTATGGCAGAATCAAAGATGAAGCTATACATGGGGCTTCTCTTAATTGAGCTGGTGAAAAACACAGATAAAATAACGAAAAATCAATCTGCCTCCTCTCAGCATTTTATCGTCGTTGAATCATTGAAATATATTGAGGAGCATTATAAAAATGGAACATTGCAGGAGCTTGCACAGCGCTTGCTGCAATCAAGCTCAAGCTTAAGTAAAAATATAAAAAAGGCAACTGGGTTTACTTTTAAGGATTTAATACAGGAAAAACGGCTTATGAAAGCAAAGGAGCTGTTAGAAACAACAGACTTTTCTGTACGGACAGTTGTGGAGGAAGTGGGCTATGATAATATCAGCTACTTTTATCGGATTTTCAAAGAAAAATATAAAAAAACACCGAAGGAATTAAGAAAAGAACTGGCAAAATAG
- the rhaB gene encoding rhamnulokinase, whose amino-acid sequence MNKSVLAVDIGASSGRLMLGSIHEGKLVLDELHRFSNSIVKKGQYYCWDLHKLFVEIKQGIKKCQDLQVRPESIGIDTWAVDFVLLDENGNLLTEAVSYRDDRTDGVMEEVFQKIIKERIYLETGIQFQKFNTIYQLCALKKSNPESLDKADKFLMVPDYFHYLLTGKAVNEYTNATSTQLVNAFTKKWDKQLLDAISIKPEMFQDIKMPGTILGDVKAELAEEFGFNLKVVLPATHDTASAVISVPEHDETIYISSGTWSLIGVENKFPICVTKALDYNFTNEGGIDYRFRFLKNIMGLWMIQEVRRNYDNEYSFAEFVELAKAAKNFQSIVNVNDDRFLNPDNMILAIQNYCAETNQEIPVTPGEVAKCVYDSLVECYVAAIDEIEEIFEKKFTKINIIGGGCQNELLNQLIADATKKQVFAGPVEATAVGNIVSQLIALGEIKDVHEARKLIKHSFDVKGYEAAQPI is encoded by the coding sequence ATGAACAAATCTGTTTTGGCTGTTGACATTGGAGCCTCAAGTGGACGGCTGATGCTCGGTTCAATACACGAAGGAAAACTCGTGTTGGATGAACTGCACCGTTTCTCAAACAGCATTGTCAAAAAAGGACAATATTATTGTTGGGATTTACATAAGCTGTTTGTCGAAATAAAGCAAGGGATAAAAAAATGTCAGGACCTTCAAGTTAGGCCAGAAAGTATCGGGATTGATACATGGGCAGTGGATTTTGTGCTCCTTGATGAGAATGGAAATTTGTTGACAGAGGCTGTTTCTTACAGGGATGACAGAACAGATGGTGTGATGGAGGAAGTTTTCCAGAAAATCATCAAGGAAAGAATTTATTTGGAAACGGGTATTCAATTTCAAAAATTCAATACGATTTACCAGCTTTGCGCATTAAAGAAATCAAATCCAGAGAGCCTTGATAAAGCAGACAAGTTTTTAATGGTACCTGATTATTTTCACTATTTGCTGACAGGAAAAGCAGTGAATGAATATACGAATGCAACATCAACACAGTTAGTTAATGCGTTTACGAAAAAGTGGGATAAACAGCTGCTTGATGCAATTTCCATCAAGCCAGAAATGTTCCAGGATATTAAGATGCCAGGCACTATTTTAGGAGACGTTAAAGCGGAGCTTGCTGAGGAATTCGGGTTCAACTTAAAAGTAGTTTTGCCGGCAACACATGATACTGCTTCCGCTGTTATTTCTGTACCTGAGCATGATGAGACGATTTACATCAGTTCCGGAACATGGTCACTTATCGGTGTTGAAAACAAATTTCCTATCTGTGTAACAAAAGCATTGGATTACAACTTCACGAATGAAGGCGGCATTGATTACCGCTTCCGATTTTTGAAGAACATTATGGGATTATGGATGATTCAGGAGGTGCGGCGAAACTACGATAATGAATACTCATTTGCAGAATTCGTTGAGCTTGCAAAAGCAGCAAAAAACTTTCAATCTATTGTCAATGTTAATGATGACCGCTTCTTAAATCCAGACAACATGATTCTTGCGATTCAGAACTATTGTGCAGAAACAAATCAGGAAATTCCAGTAACTCCAGGTGAGGTTGCCAAATGTGTTTATGACAGTTTAGTTGAATGCTATGTTGCAGCTATTGATGAAATTGAAGAGATTTTCGAAAAGAAATTTACGAAGATTAATATAATCGGCGGAGGCTGCCAAAATGAACTGCTGAACCAGCTGATTGCTGATGCAACAAAAAAGCAAGTGTTTGCCGGACCTGTTGAAGCAACAGCCGTTGGGAATATTGTTTCCCAATTGATTGCATTAGGTGAAATAAAGGATGTACACGAAGCAAGGAAATTAATTAAGCATTCCTTTGATGTGAAAGGATACGAAGCAGCACAACCAATATGA